In Sporosarcina psychrophila, a genomic segment contains:
- the upp gene encoding uracil phosphoribosyltransferase has translation MPKIHVFDHPLIQHKLTYIRDIETGTKEFRELVDEVATLMAYEITRELPLKEVEVQTPVCKAKSSVLAGKKLGIVPILRAGIGMVDGILKLIPAAKVGHIGLYRDPETLQPIEYYVKLPSDVSERDFILVDPMLATGGSAIAAVESLKSRGAKNIKFMCLIAAPEGVKALTDAHPDVDIYIAAMDEKLDEKGYIVPGLGDAGDRLFGTK, from the coding sequence ATGCCGAAAATACATGTTTTTGACCATCCACTTATCCAACATAAACTTACGTACATACGTGATATCGAGACAGGAACGAAAGAATTCCGTGAGCTTGTCGATGAAGTAGCGACACTTATGGCTTACGAAATCACGCGCGAACTTCCACTTAAGGAAGTGGAAGTTCAAACGCCGGTCTGTAAAGCTAAATCGAGCGTACTTGCAGGCAAGAAACTTGGAATCGTTCCAATCTTACGTGCAGGTATTGGTATGGTAGATGGAATTCTAAAATTAATTCCAGCAGCAAAAGTAGGACATATCGGCCTGTACCGTGACCCTGAAACGTTGCAACCCATCGAATATTACGTAAAACTACCTTCCGATGTATCGGAACGTGACTTTATTCTCGTCGATCCGATGCTTGCAACGGGCGGATCTGCAATTGCAGCGGTCGAATCGTTGAAGAGCCGCGGTGCGAAAAACATTAAGTTCATGTGTCTAATTGCTGCTCCAGAAGGTGTGAAAGCATTGACAGATGCACATCCTGATGTGGATATTTATATCGCTGCGATGGATGAGAAATTGGATGAAAAAGGCTACATCGTACCAGGACTTGGTGATGCTGGCGACCGTCTATTCGGAACAAAATGA
- the wecB gene encoding non-hydrolyzing UDP-N-acetylglucosamine 2-epimerase yields MTKKWKVMTIFGTRPEAIKMAPLVLELQKHSDDIESIVTVTAQHREMLDQVLHTFGITPDFDLNIMKDRQTLVDVATRGLEGLDRIMKEAQPDIVLVHGDTSTTFIGGLAAFYNRVSVGHVEAGLRTWDKYSPYPEEMNRQLTGVIADLHFSPTEQSANNLIAEGKSKDRIYITGNTAIDALQTTVREEYSHPVLDKIGTDRLILLTAHRRENLGEPMRNMFRAINRLLVKHDDIQVIYPVHMNPAVREVADELLGGNNRIHLIEPLEVVDFHNFAARSHIILTDSGGIQEEAPSLGKPVIVLRDTTERPEGIKAGTLKLAGTDEETIFTLTDELLTNEAEYSRMAKASNPYGDGHASERIVEALKEYLSSIE; encoded by the coding sequence TTGACAAAGAAATGGAAAGTGATGACGATTTTCGGTACAAGGCCGGAAGCTATTAAAATGGCTCCACTTGTGTTGGAATTGCAAAAGCATTCGGACGACATCGAATCGATTGTGACGGTTACAGCGCAACATCGTGAAATGCTGGACCAAGTGCTTCACACATTCGGTATCACACCAGATTTTGATCTTAATATCATGAAAGATCGGCAAACACTTGTTGATGTTGCAACACGCGGACTCGAAGGGCTTGACCGTATCATGAAAGAAGCGCAACCCGATATCGTACTGGTCCACGGAGATACGTCGACAACTTTCATCGGTGGACTTGCAGCGTTTTACAACCGAGTTTCGGTTGGACATGTTGAAGCAGGGCTTCGTACGTGGGATAAATATTCACCGTACCCGGAAGAAATGAATAGGCAGCTAACAGGTGTCATTGCTGATCTTCATTTTTCACCGACAGAACAATCGGCTAACAATTTGATAGCCGAAGGAAAATCGAAAGATCGCATCTATATCACCGGAAATACTGCGATTGATGCGCTTCAAACGACAGTGCGTGAAGAGTACTCACACCCTGTTCTCGATAAAATCGGAACGGACAGGCTTATATTACTAACTGCACATCGTCGTGAAAACCTTGGCGAACCAATGCGCAACATGTTCCGTGCTATAAACCGGTTACTTGTGAAACATGATGATATCCAAGTTATCTATCCTGTTCACATGAATCCGGCAGTGCGCGAAGTAGCTGATGAACTTCTTGGAGGCAACAACCGCATTCATCTGATCGAACCGCTTGAAGTTGTTGACTTCCACAATTTTGCAGCACGATCACACATTATCTTGACGGACTCAGGTGGTATCCAAGAAGAAGCGCCTTCACTTGGTAAACCGGTTATCGTCTTGCGCGATACAACCGAACGCCCGGAAGGTATCAAAGCGGGGACATTAAAACTGGCCGGTACGGATGAAGAAACAATCTTCACATTGACGGATGAACTTTTAACCAATGAAGCAGAATACAGCAGAATGGCAAAAGCGTCCAATCCATATGGTGACGGACACGCTTCTGAACGAATCGTTGAAGCGTTGAAAGAGTACTTATCTTCTATAGAATAA